The Brevibacillus brevis genome contains a region encoding:
- a CDS encoding alpha/beta fold hydrolase — protein MAIEIAKVSTSKGKIQYHWSGNGKPNIVLINGGSGPIEGWMKILPELSETSSVFSYNRFGVSGSDKPQEPQDGLTIVETLREALKIVGFEPPFLLVGHSLGGLYANLYARRYPNEVAGIVFLESSHPKDIGLDQYQGKVVKTINKILSMFDSLSPHKPFNEVHFVKRTVEQIHAIDYFPDIPVYVITGGKENRMMPEEVRKKRIEHQLELLSLSSNSKHILAENSGHFPQFTEPRVVIDTIKDCIEQIQQKTL, from the coding sequence TTGGCAATAGAGATAGCGAAAGTAAGTACTTCAAAAGGGAAGATCCAATATCATTGGAGCGGGAACGGCAAACCCAATATCGTTCTCATTAACGGTGGTTCAGGACCCATAGAAGGCTGGATGAAAATTCTACCTGAACTTTCAGAGACGTCATCTGTCTTTTCCTATAATCGCTTTGGTGTTTCGGGTAGTGATAAGCCGCAAGAACCCCAAGACGGACTCACAATTGTAGAGACATTACGGGAGGCACTAAAGATAGTAGGATTTGAACCCCCATTCTTGCTAGTTGGACATTCATTAGGGGGATTGTATGCAAATTTATATGCCCGGCGTTACCCCAACGAAGTAGCTGGCATCGTCTTTTTAGAATCCAGCCATCCAAAAGATATCGGCCTTGATCAATATCAAGGTAAAGTAGTTAAAACCATTAACAAAATACTCTCCATGTTTGATTCCTTGTCTCCCCATAAACCATTCAATGAAGTTCATTTTGTCAAAAGAACAGTAGAACAAATCCATGCAATCGATTATTTTCCCGACATCCCTGTTTATGTGATTACAGGGGGGAAAGAAAATCGTATGATGCCAGAGGAAGTGCGCAAAAAACGAATCGAGCATCAGTTGGAACTGCTTTCATTATCAAGCAACAGCAAACATATCCTCGCTGAAAACAGTGGACATTTTCCTCAATTTACCGAGCCCAGAGTCGTCATTGATACGATCAAAGACTGTATCGAACAAATACAACAAAAAACGCTGTAG
- a CDS encoding saccharopine dehydrogenase family protein, with product MGIKKIGILGATGVVGHAAFQTILSRTNDPILLGGRNPEKLRELFTGTDGRVECQQVDVCNEEELHDFCGRVDLVINCAGPSKQIVDKVAVACLKHEVHYVDVSGDEHLYRQLLTRKQEIEEKGLLFIISAGVYPGLSEVFPAYVAENDLDEIDLLEVFFAGQGGFSLNAAYDIVCSIEEDTGWGMSYFKQGELKKIDGPFHRNYTLPHPAGKRDTYPVVTKEFGLMTKQHKIESAYFYNSYQSNAILNQFVMIKALQQYKTEEQKRASAKLLLEQFEAKKPGVKDFTMFHLHATGKRDGKKVRVFSTLLYPGDWNRISGIIAATVAHLIAEDQNSKTGCFFVAEGVSATGLIDALREQQVELMHSIMEMK from the coding sequence TTGGGTATCAAAAAGATTGGCATTTTGGGTGCGACTGGCGTTGTAGGCCATGCAGCCTTTCAAACGATTTTGTCTAGGACGAACGATCCGATTTTGCTGGGAGGCAGAAATCCCGAGAAGCTACGTGAGCTTTTTACGGGGACGGACGGCAGGGTGGAATGCCAGCAGGTGGATGTATGCAACGAAGAGGAGTTGCATGACTTTTGCGGCCGAGTCGATCTCGTCATCAATTGTGCAGGGCCCTCCAAGCAAATCGTTGATAAAGTTGCTGTCGCATGCCTCAAACATGAGGTTCATTACGTAGATGTGTCCGGAGATGAGCATTTGTATCGACAATTGCTTACGCGAAAGCAGGAAATCGAGGAAAAGGGACTGTTGTTTATCATCTCTGCTGGCGTTTACCCGGGGCTGTCAGAAGTGTTCCCCGCTTACGTCGCTGAGAATGACTTAGACGAAATCGATTTGCTCGAAGTCTTTTTTGCAGGACAGGGCGGGTTCTCACTCAATGCGGCCTATGACATCGTCTGCAGCATTGAAGAAGATACCGGGTGGGGAATGTCTTACTTCAAGCAAGGCGAGCTCAAAAAAATAGACGGGCCGTTCCATCGCAACTACACGCTGCCACATCCCGCGGGCAAGCGCGACACGTATCCGGTAGTGACCAAGGAATTCGGCCTCATGACCAAGCAGCATAAAATCGAATCCGCTTATTTTTACAACAGCTACCAAAGCAATGCCATCCTGAATCAATTTGTGATGATCAAGGCTTTGCAGCAATACAAAACCGAGGAACAAAAAAGAGCGTCAGCCAAGCTGCTGCTGGAACAGTTTGAGGCGAAGAAGCCAGGTGTGAAAGATTTTACGATGTTCCACCTGCATGCGACCGGAAAGCGCGACGGCAAAAAAGTGCGGGTCTTCTCCACTCTTCTGTACCCGGGCGACTGGAATCGGATATCTGGCATCATCGCTGCCACAGTGGCTCATTTGATCGCGGAAGATCAGAACAGCAAAACAGGCTGCTTTTTCGTGGCAGAGGGCGTATCGGCGACAGGTCTGATTGATGCGCTTCGCGAGCAGCAGGTCGAACTCATGCATTCCATCATGGAAATGAAGTAG
- a CDS encoding non-ribosomal peptide synthetase produces the protein MPQNLKTNSVELLMRLRRDGIFLWEENGSLRYRAPRGTLAADDLQALKEQKADILALLRAESQPVTVVPDPAARFMPFPLTDVQSAYLLGRYELFGYGGVACHIYMELDYPELDPKRAEDAWNLLIARHDMLRATIDQNGQQRILEKVPHWTITYTDTSGMNEQEAGRRLDDIREAMGHRVYDTAKWPLFDIGLTKTSDRAVLHVSMEFLIADWASIWLLLGEFEALYKEPGKTLPALPITFRDYVFAERSLRETTTYGRDKAYWEQRIDALPQAPDLPMARQQTQNGGARFRRRFIRLHNASWDAFKKRAQQRGLTPTAAVMTAFASVIERWSRNRAFCLNLTLLNRQPLHERVHEIVGDFTSVNLLAVDWGLERSFQGRAKTIQKQLFEDLDHRLFSGVEVMRELARRRGREAALMPIVFTSAIGLVEPAEGGQLQGKIAGHGISQTPQVFIDCQAMDSQAGLQVNWDVREGVFPEHVVDDMFDTFAKLLQSLADSEQVWEGADEIALPDWQREERQQVNATTAALPEYALHQPIVTQAMSTPDRPAVIDSEGQISYAELVKRAAAVAGKLKDLGCREQDRVAIVMDKGAHQVTAVLGTLFAGAVYVPIDPKQPEMRRQAMMEQADIRYALTVSASQLQWSDSIQTIAVDQVSPQHEPLILPDLNPDLPAYIIYTSGSTGQPKGVVISHRAAANTIEDMLRRFAITENDRVLGLAQLSFDLSVYDIFATLSVGGAVVYPHPDRQTDPSHWTELIAEHDITVWNSVPALMQMLVTYLDSTPTVKVDSLRLALLSGDWIPLTLPDRMQKYLPSAQIVSLGGATEASIWSNYHLYKGLEADWNSIPYGRPLANQGFRVLDSQMRDCPVWVIGDLYITGAGLAEGYVGDQRLTEERFFSHPIDGERLYRTGDLGRYTPGGEIEFIGREDNQVKIRGHRIELGEIETALLKHPAVAAAGVVLDGASDEPVLLGIVESARKMDRDLEAERAEFAMLVDGIGEETGIEVNQRIGELLQRIARQHTPKSLRVLQVGTGNGALTEYVPQALEGYDAEYRSMDIVEGEYRAKGLAPNSFDVVLAAGDIESSDMSKLKELICPGGWLILAKWTEASWISEWQKEEDALVFVLQKEGENHLLAHQVKLDRMRVSAAELEKFLSLHLPAYMLPSHLQVVDALPLTGNGKIDRRELAKWRPASSFEQHAARDATEGAESDPLEAQLAHVWAEALGVPRFGRTQSFYEYGADSLIMAQVAGKLRDKLAEDPTHAAIPFDVLLRQMLNFPTVEALAGFLHMRNQEMQQSEEVALPKKRNKSSNAVLIPYGGDESGPLRVVFHAVLGTMDSFRPLIEQLKAQQTGSIVGIAIDDSERYCALEPSELIETVADDYAECLIDILREGEQRPVQLIGYSLGGLIAIEVARRLGEQGVPILDLVLIDIPPILTEVNDDLLIEALFVPNLNITLEQADFGKVDEHDFARAILQLVEKYGDCIPQGSACTIGGDEGLDQVGEMFRKLSAFDRRERFTAYVHALGKTSGEQMPVEMAEGLCKVFGQSFKAARYTPLPYMGDIRFLLAREPFQFLPSTSEETIAFWQDICIGELEVTEIAGNHYSCMAGENAVKLAELLAVPLGTE, from the coding sequence ATGCCCCAAAACCTCAAGACGAATAGCGTTGAGCTCTTGATGCGCCTACGCAGAGATGGAATTTTTTTATGGGAGGAAAACGGGAGCCTGCGTTACAGAGCCCCAAGAGGAACACTGGCAGCCGACGATTTACAGGCGTTGAAAGAACAGAAAGCAGACATTCTCGCCCTTTTGCGAGCCGAATCCCAACCGGTGACGGTGGTTCCAGATCCAGCAGCGCGATTTATGCCTTTTCCCCTGACCGATGTGCAGTCTGCTTATTTGCTGGGACGGTATGAGCTGTTTGGCTATGGTGGCGTAGCGTGCCATATCTACATGGAGCTGGACTATCCCGAGCTTGATCCGAAACGGGCGGAGGATGCGTGGAACCTGCTCATTGCAAGACATGACATGCTGCGCGCAACCATTGATCAGAATGGTCAGCAGCGTATTCTGGAGAAGGTTCCGCATTGGACGATTACCTATACGGATACGAGTGGCATGAATGAGCAGGAGGCAGGAAGAAGGCTCGATGACATACGCGAAGCGATGGGACATCGCGTGTATGATACAGCCAAATGGCCGTTGTTTGATATCGGCTTGACGAAAACGAGCGACAGGGCTGTACTCCATGTATCGATGGAATTTCTCATCGCGGATTGGGCGAGTATTTGGCTCTTGCTGGGTGAGTTTGAGGCCCTTTACAAAGAACCGGGAAAAACATTGCCTGCGTTGCCGATTACGTTTCGCGATTACGTATTTGCCGAACGAAGCCTAAGAGAGACTACCACGTATGGCAGAGACAAAGCGTACTGGGAGCAACGGATCGATGCATTGCCACAGGCTCCAGACCTGCCAATGGCGAGACAGCAGACCCAGAATGGAGGCGCACGCTTTCGCCGTCGCTTCATTCGCTTACATAACGCTTCGTGGGATGCCTTCAAAAAGCGTGCCCAGCAGCGAGGATTGACGCCAACCGCCGCCGTGATGACAGCCTTTGCCTCTGTGATCGAGCGCTGGAGTCGAAATCGTGCGTTTTGCCTGAATTTGACGTTGCTGAACAGACAGCCGCTGCATGAACGAGTCCATGAGATTGTCGGGGATTTCACATCCGTCAATTTGCTTGCGGTTGATTGGGGATTAGAGCGTTCTTTTCAGGGACGGGCGAAAACGATTCAAAAGCAGTTGTTTGAAGATTTGGATCACCGTTTGTTTTCCGGCGTGGAGGTCATGCGCGAGCTAGCGCGCAGGCGCGGGCGTGAAGCCGCTCTGATGCCAATCGTCTTTACGAGCGCGATTGGGTTAGTGGAACCAGCGGAAGGCGGTCAGCTACAGGGCAAAATTGCTGGACACGGAATCAGTCAAACGCCGCAGGTTTTCATCGATTGCCAAGCCATGGACAGCCAGGCAGGCTTGCAGGTGAACTGGGATGTGCGGGAGGGTGTTTTCCCGGAGCATGTCGTTGACGACATGTTTGATACTTTTGCAAAATTACTGCAATCTTTGGCGGACAGCGAGCAAGTGTGGGAGGGAGCTGACGAAATTGCGTTGCCAGACTGGCAGCGGGAAGAGCGTCAGCAGGTGAATGCAACCACCGCAGCTTTACCAGAGTACGCCTTGCATCAGCCAATCGTCACGCAAGCAATGTCGACGCCAGATCGTCCAGCCGTGATTGACAGTGAAGGACAGATTTCCTATGCAGAACTGGTGAAACGAGCTGCCGCAGTAGCAGGGAAGCTGAAGGATCTGGGCTGCCGCGAGCAAGACCGCGTTGCCATCGTGATGGATAAAGGCGCGCATCAAGTCACAGCCGTACTCGGTACATTGTTTGCCGGAGCCGTCTATGTGCCCATTGATCCGAAGCAACCCGAGATGCGCCGACAGGCCATGATGGAACAGGCGGACATCCGTTATGCCTTGACGGTATCTGCCAGCCAGCTGCAATGGTCAGACTCTATTCAAACGATTGCAGTGGATCAAGTGAGCCCGCAGCATGAACCATTAATACTGCCTGACCTAAACCCGGATTTGCCTGCGTACATCATCTATACGTCTGGCTCCACGGGACAGCCCAAAGGGGTCGTCATCAGCCACCGTGCAGCAGCAAATACGATCGAGGACATGCTTCGCCGTTTTGCGATCACGGAAAATGACCGCGTGCTTGGCCTTGCCCAGCTGAGCTTTGATTTATCTGTCTACGATATTTTTGCCACGCTCTCTGTTGGCGGTGCGGTCGTGTATCCTCATCCCGACCGTCAAACGGACCCGTCCCATTGGACAGAGCTGATAGCCGAGCATGACATCACCGTGTGGAATTCCGTGCCGGCCCTGATGCAGATGCTGGTCACGTATTTGGATTCGACGCCAACTGTCAAAGTAGACAGCCTACGACTGGCCTTGCTTTCCGGTGATTGGATTCCGTTGACGCTGCCTGATCGGATGCAAAAATATTTGCCTTCTGCACAGATCGTCAGTCTCGGCGGTGCCACCGAAGCATCGATCTGGTCGAACTACCATCTGTACAAAGGACTGGAAGCAGACTGGAACAGTATTCCGTATGGCCGACCGCTCGCCAATCAAGGCTTCCGCGTCCTCGATTCACAGATGCGCGATTGCCCGGTGTGGGTGATCGGGGATCTGTATATTACCGGAGCTGGCTTGGCGGAGGGCTATGTGGGAGATCAACGGCTCACGGAGGAAAGGTTCTTCTCCCACCCTATCGATGGAGAGAGACTCTACCGAACGGGTGATTTGGGCCGCTACACACCGGGGGGCGAAATCGAGTTTATCGGCCGCGAAGACAATCAGGTCAAAATCAGAGGGCATCGGATCGAGCTGGGTGAAATTGAAACGGCCCTGCTCAAACACCCTGCTGTCGCCGCAGCTGGTGTCGTGCTGGATGGAGCGAGTGACGAGCCTGTTTTGCTGGGGATTGTGGAAAGCGCCCGCAAGATGGATCGGGACCTTGAAGCGGAACGAGCAGAATTCGCGATGCTAGTAGATGGGATCGGTGAAGAAACGGGCATCGAGGTCAATCAGCGCATTGGCGAGCTCTTGCAGCGCATTGCGCGACAGCATACGCCCAAATCTCTTCGGGTATTGCAAGTCGGCACAGGGAACGGGGCGTTGACAGAGTATGTCCCGCAAGCGTTGGAAGGCTATGATGCAGAGTATAGAAGTATGGATATCGTAGAAGGAGAGTATCGGGCAAAAGGACTGGCACCGAACTCGTTCGACGTGGTATTAGCTGCGGGAGATATAGAAAGCTCCGACATGAGCAAGCTGAAAGAGCTGATTTGCCCGGGCGGGTGGCTCATTCTTGCCAAGTGGACAGAAGCGTCATGGATAAGTGAGTGGCAGAAGGAAGAGGACGCTCTTGTGTTCGTGTTGCAAAAGGAGGGAGAGAATCATCTGCTCGCTCATCAGGTGAAGCTGGACAGGATGAGGGTCAGTGCCGCAGAGCTGGAAAAATTCCTTTCCCTACACCTGCCTGCTTATATGCTGCCTTCCCACTTGCAAGTCGTAGACGCACTGCCGCTTACCGGAAATGGAAAAATAGATCGCCGCGAGCTGGCAAAATGGCGCCCTGCATCATCGTTCGAACAACATGCTGCTAGGGACGCTACAGAAGGGGCGGAATCAGATCCGTTGGAAGCGCAGCTTGCTCACGTCTGGGCAGAAGCATTGGGAGTCCCGAGATTCGGTCGAACACAAAGCTTTTATGAGTACGGTGCAGATTCTCTCATCATGGCACAGGTAGCAGGAAAGCTGCGCGACAAGCTGGCAGAGGACCCGACGCACGCTGCCATCCCGTTTGATGTCTTGCTGCGGCAAATGCTCAACTTCCCGACCGTGGAAGCACTGGCTGGCTTCCTACACATGCGCAATCAGGAGATGCAGCAGAGTGAGGAAGTCGCATTGCCGAAAAAACGCAACAAGTCCAGCAATGCCGTGCTGATTCCATATGGCGGTGACGAATCTGGTCCGCTGCGGGTTGTGTTCCATGCCGTTTTGGGGACGATGGACAGTTTTCGTCCATTGATTGAACAGCTCAAAGCCCAGCAGACAGGAAGCATCGTCGGGATCGCCATTGACGATAGCGAGCGTTATTGCGCACTAGAGCCGTCTGAGCTGATAGAAACCGTGGCCGATGATTACGCCGAATGCTTGATCGACATCTTGCGTGAAGGAGAGCAAAGACCTGTACAGCTCATCGGCTATTCCTTGGGCGGATTGATTGCCATTGAAGTGGCGAGAAGACTCGGGGAGCAGGGCGTCCCGATTCTGGACCTGGTTTTGATCGACATTCCTCCGATCCTGACAGAAGTGAATGACGATCTCTTGATTGAGGCACTTTTCGTTCCGAACCTGAACATCACGCTGGAACAGGCTGATTTTGGAAAAGTGGATGAGCACGATTTCGCACGGGCGATTTTGCAGCTTGTAGAAAAATACGGAGATTGCATCCCGCAAGGCTCAGCGTGCACTATCGGTGGAGACGAGGGGCTAGATCAGGTGGGAGAGATGTTCCGCAAATTATCCGCGTTTGACAGAAGAGAACGCTTTACTGCTTATGTCCATGCGCTAGGCAAAACATCGGGGGAACAGATGCCCGTGGAAATGGCAGAGGGCTTGTGCAAAGTGTTTGGGCAGAGTTTTAAAGCAGCTCGCTATACTCCTTTGCCTTATATGGGAGACATTCGCTTCCTGCTGGCTCGCGAGCCGTTTCAATTTTTGCCAAGCACGAGCGAAGAGACCATCGCTTTTTGGCAAGATATATGCATTGGAGAACTGGAAGTGACAGAAATCGCCGGCAACCATTACAGCTGCATGGCAGGAGAGAATGCGGTCAAGCTGGCGGAGCTGTTGGCAGTACCACTCGGCACCGAATAA
- a CDS encoding bifunctional Gfo/Idh/MocA family oxidoreductase/class I SAM-dependent methyltransferase: MTKNRKLRTVVCGSRFGQFYLEAVKALPEQFELVGLLAKGSERSRQCAERNGIPLYTDMNQLPADIDLACVVLRSTVMGGNGTELAIQLLAKGIHVISEEPIHHKDLALCLKHAKQNGVHFMTGDLYVHLPAVRRFIACARTMLAMQPALYIEAACATQVSFPLMHILQEALPSIRPWKISHVIKDEGPFQVLIGQLGKIPITLRAHNEVDPDDPDNYLHLLHRVTIGVAGGSLSLTDTHGPVVWQPRLHVPDLPDIHGELTVSPPAHMLENSTHILGPQETPTYRDILTKQWPRAIGRDLLIMRERIMGQVDKAAMETRAQQELLCSRQWQEWTQALGYPVLRSHGSHEPLSLASLEQAAWSIPDDEFHDTASPNDATLAENNDVFACTASAENELKGIDAVQVNTCIERLDAAAVASMLLALQSQGAWTAEQHSYTALDIFTAANVAERHHPVIKRWLHILTDRGFLKYAAGEYQCDIQMTREEVERRWELAKNAWNGKLGSPLVMDYLKDNADRLPQLMDDTQQAALLLFPEGRMHVANALYRDTLVARYLNKSVAEAVARIASTANSLRILEVGAGTGATSDVVVDRLKPSVSKGLNVEYVYTDVSHFFLSAARERYKACPWMKYQVVDIDKDLFAQGLTEGSFDIVIAAGMLNNARDTDEVIQGLLKTLAPGGWMIITEPTREFVEMLISQAFMMTPPVDDRKNTQSTFMTVQQWLDVFQRAGVQELAVLPEESHPLAPLGQKLFLIKNNIDVGVRQQLSPNENEMAKLI; encoded by the coding sequence ATGACAAAGAATCGTAAGTTGCGTACCGTGGTATGCGGTTCCCGCTTTGGACAGTTCTACTTGGAAGCGGTAAAGGCATTGCCTGAGCAGTTTGAATTGGTAGGGCTGCTGGCAAAAGGAAGTGAACGCTCGCGTCAATGCGCCGAGCGAAATGGCATCCCGCTGTACACCGATATGAATCAATTACCTGCTGACATTGATCTGGCTTGCGTTGTATTGCGTTCCACCGTGATGGGCGGCAATGGAACAGAGCTGGCGATCCAGCTGCTTGCCAAGGGCATACACGTCATTTCGGAAGAGCCGATCCATCACAAAGATTTGGCATTGTGCCTAAAGCATGCCAAGCAGAATGGTGTTCATTTTATGACGGGCGATCTCTACGTACATTTGCCTGCTGTTCGCCGCTTTATTGCTTGCGCTCGAACGATGCTGGCTATGCAGCCTGCCTTGTACATCGAGGCTGCTTGCGCTACACAGGTGTCCTTCCCGCTCATGCACATTTTGCAGGAAGCTCTCCCTTCTATTCGTCCGTGGAAAATCAGTCATGTCATCAAGGATGAGGGGCCGTTTCAAGTGTTGATCGGACAGCTGGGCAAAATCCCAATTACGCTGCGCGCCCACAATGAAGTCGATCCGGATGATCCAGACAACTATCTGCATTTGCTGCATCGCGTGACGATTGGCGTAGCTGGCGGGAGCTTGTCGCTCACAGACACGCATGGTCCGGTCGTGTGGCAGCCGCGTCTGCATGTACCGGATCTTCCCGACATTCATGGTGAGCTGACAGTGTCTCCACCCGCACACATGCTGGAAAACAGTACACACATACTAGGACCGCAGGAGACGCCGACCTATCGGGACATTCTTACGAAGCAGTGGCCGCGAGCTATCGGCCGCGATTTACTCATTATGCGAGAGAGGATCATGGGGCAGGTCGATAAGGCTGCGATGGAAACGCGCGCGCAGCAGGAGCTATTGTGCTCACGACAGTGGCAAGAATGGACGCAGGCATTGGGATATCCCGTGCTGCGCTCGCATGGCAGCCATGAACCGTTATCGTTAGCCTCTCTCGAACAAGCAGCCTGGAGCATTCCAGACGACGAATTCCACGACACTGCATCACCCAATGACGCGACTTTGGCGGAAAACAACGATGTTTTTGCATGCACGGCGTCTGCCGAGAACGAGCTAAAAGGGATCGATGCCGTGCAGGTAAATACGTGCATTGAGCGCCTGGATGCAGCAGCGGTGGCCTCCATGCTGCTTGCGCTGCAATCCCAAGGAGCATGGACAGCAGAACAACATTCTTATACGGCGTTAGACATTTTCACTGCTGCAAACGTCGCAGAACGTCATCATCCGGTCATCAAGCGCTGGCTGCACATCTTGACGGATCGTGGCTTCCTGAAATATGCCGCTGGCGAGTATCAATGCGACATTCAGATGACGCGAGAGGAAGTAGAACGACGGTGGGAGTTAGCCAAAAACGCTTGGAATGGCAAGCTGGGCTCACCGCTTGTCATGGACTATCTCAAAGACAATGCGGATCGGCTGCCACAGCTGATGGATGATACCCAGCAAGCTGCTTTGCTGCTATTTCCTGAGGGTCGCATGCATGTTGCCAATGCGCTTTATCGGGACACCCTTGTGGCGCGTTATTTGAACAAGTCGGTCGCAGAAGCAGTAGCGCGGATCGCGTCTACGGCCAACTCGCTTCGTATCCTGGAGGTAGGCGCCGGGACTGGAGCGACTAGTGATGTGGTAGTGGACCGCCTGAAGCCGTCTGTTTCCAAAGGACTGAATGTGGAGTATGTGTACACGGATGTGTCCCACTTTTTCTTATCCGCTGCACGTGAACGGTACAAAGCTTGCCCGTGGATGAAATACCAGGTGGTTGATATCGACAAAGATTTGTTTGCCCAAGGTCTCACAGAAGGCAGCTTCGATATCGTGATTGCGGCAGGGATGTTGAACAACGCGCGGGACACGGATGAAGTTATCCAAGGGCTGTTGAAGACCCTTGCTCCAGGAGGCTGGATGATTATTACCGAGCCAACTCGAGAATTCGTTGAAATGCTCATCTCCCAAGCTTTCATGATGACTCCGCCAGTAGATGACAGGAAAAATACGCAATCGACCTTCATGACTGTCCAGCAGTGGCTCGATGTGTTTCAGCGGGCAGGTGTCCAGGAGCTTGCGGTCCTGCCTGAGGAGTCTCACCCATTGGCACCACTTGGACAAAAGCTGTTCCTCATCAAGAACAACATCGATGTTGGCGTACGTCAGCAGCTTTCCCCAAACGAAAACGAAATGGCCAAGCTCATTTAA
- a CDS encoding immunity protein Imm33 domain-containing protein, with protein MSAEKESRLCQRSKQIHNRTFVVTCKEFLVKQADFLLDVFADVEDEIGPIKNGAKIQVGWTILLVFERDGYMEIVAPDYDSNPFSETTADLSVSLVVQMAQNNCLQTVRAEGESALFQDKMVVAKGAFEQEHVYLQRAEDVQKGDSGWYLGPVEGEVDSDQLASYYVYELLKLRPSLLQALALPRGYIVVFQGDQIEAVLDEHDENVWPTLH; from the coding sequence ATGTCAGCTGAGAAAGAGTCCCGACTCTGCCAACGCTCCAAACAGATTCATAACCGTACGTTTGTCGTGACCTGCAAAGAGTTTTTGGTGAAGCAAGCAGACTTTCTGTTGGACGTATTCGCCGATGTAGAAGACGAGATTGGTCCTATCAAGAACGGTGCGAAAATTCAGGTAGGCTGGACCATTCTGCTGGTTTTCGAACGGGATGGGTATATGGAGATCGTGGCACCCGACTACGATTCGAATCCTTTTTCCGAAACTACTGCTGACTTGTCAGTGTCCTTGGTTGTGCAAATGGCGCAAAACAACTGTCTGCAAACCGTGCGAGCCGAAGGGGAATCTGCTTTGTTCCAAGATAAAATGGTGGTGGCAAAAGGTGCATTTGAACAAGAACACGTCTATTTGCAGCGTGCTGAAGATGTTCAAAAAGGTGACTCCGGATGGTATCTCGGGCCCGTAGAAGGCGAAGTAGACAGTGACCAGCTAGCGTCCTACTACGTTTACGAACTGCTAAAGCTACGTCCGTCTCTTTTGCAAGCATTGGCTCTGCCACGAGGCTACATTGTCGTTTTCCAAGGAGATCAGATTGAAGCAGTCTTGGATGAGCACGATGAAAATGTATGGCCGACACTCCATTAG
- the nfi gene encoding deoxyribonuclease V (cleaves DNA at apurinic or apyrimidinic sites), with amino-acid sequence MEPIIQHPWNIDEQEAINLQRQLAQQVKKEDQLADVRFIAGVDVAYHAESDLLVAGVVILDATSLQVVESVVIQDTVEFPYIPGLFSFRELPPLVRAFQELKTTPQLVVCDGQGIAHPRRFGLASHLGVLFDIPTIGCGKTRLLGEYEEPAQERGVYSPLIDQGEIIGGVLRTQPNIKPIFVSIGHGISLPTACAWITKLSPKYRLPETTRQADQLVNKVSADLNSSR; translated from the coding sequence ATGGAGCCGATTATCCAACATCCTTGGAACATTGATGAGCAAGAGGCCATCAACTTACAGCGACAACTAGCCCAGCAAGTGAAAAAAGAAGATCAACTAGCGGACGTACGCTTTATCGCTGGAGTAGATGTCGCCTATCATGCCGAGTCTGATTTGTTAGTTGCTGGTGTTGTAATCCTCGACGCCACTTCCCTGCAAGTCGTCGAGTCTGTCGTTATTCAAGACACCGTTGAGTTCCCCTATATTCCCGGCTTGTTCTCTTTTCGAGAGCTGCCTCCACTGGTACGTGCATTCCAGGAGCTAAAAACAACACCGCAGCTCGTCGTCTGCGATGGGCAAGGAATCGCTCACCCGCGAAGATTCGGACTAGCCAGTCATTTGGGCGTCCTGTTTGACATTCCTACCATTGGCTGTGGGAAAACGAGACTGTTAGGTGAATACGAAGAACCAGCACAGGAAAGAGGCGTGTATTCCCCTTTGATTGATCAGGGTGAGATCATCGGTGGAGTCTTGCGCACACAACCGAATATCAAACCGATCTTCGTCTCGATCGGACACGGAATCTCTTTGCCAACTGCATGCGCATGGATCACCAAGCTCTCTCCCAAATATCGTTTGCCCGAAACGACGCGGCAAGCGGATCAGCTCGTGAATAAAGTATCGGCGGATTTAAACAGCAGCCGCTAA